One Temnothorax longispinosus isolate EJ_2023e chromosome 8, Tlon_JGU_v1, whole genome shotgun sequence genomic region harbors:
- the LOC139817917 gene encoding bestrophin-2 isoform X2, with the protein MTVSYTAEVATCRGLGCFLKLLIRWRASIYKLVWIDLTLFLFIYYCLSGIYRFLLNEDQKKVFESVVAYCNEYSDLIPVSFVLGFYVTIVMNRWWNQYMGIPWPDSIAVFVSATIHGNDERGRLMRRTILRYVCVCLTMVLTNVAPRVKKRFPTMEHFVESGLLLENELAIFHSLNAKFPKPSKHWLPIVWASSIVTRARKEGRIRDDFAVKTLIDELNKFRGMCGSISHYDTISIPLVYTQVVTLAVYTYFLTTVMGRQWIQKSNSTIDLYFPVFATLQFFFYMGWLKVAETLINPFGEDDDDFEVNWIIDRNLQVSYLIVDEMHHEHPELIRDQYWDEIFPTELPYTNASQLYREQPPEPSTANIQLSAAQQELQPSSVKIDDMMPDADHKFRSDIFDDAASGIHFTASGKLSRSDTDSTERLIRSASRVSNRDRNLSGGSTPSNLGESLSRVSSVANVLKRLFSKDDRPDGGATSAAKAAGKMPSVGSTASLQTRPPIPGGSMRIGVIEEVDEQLTLTSLRQSNETRPHVQSIFAQGPPPPSDPVDVPGVAQSYKRDFSKSAPARGGALTVAGSTESARERRNILRKQDSMQSMRSNVTYDLPPPSYTGSGINDDLPSTTSSSCSSDNNDSEFTKLKVERKEQRRNRRLARSANILNESESPPKSPPESETLLLTELADASRLSMETRREKGDQT; encoded by the exons ATGACTGTCAGCTATACTGCCGAGGTAGCCACTTGCAGGGGCCTCGGTTGCTTCCTCAAATTGCTAATCAG ATGGCGGGCGAGCATTTACAAACTCGTCTGGATCGATCTGACGCTCTTCCTCTTCATCTACTACTGCCTGTCCGGCATCTACCGATTTCTGTTGAACGAAGACCAGAAGAAGGTATTCGAGTCCGTGGTGGCGTACTGCAACGAGTACAGCGACCTGATACCGGTGTCATTCGTCCTGGGTTTCTATGTCACTATCGTCATGAATAGGTGGTGGAATCAATACATGGGAATACCGTGGCCCGATTCCATCGCGGTCTTCGTATCGGCCACTATACACGGCAACGACGAGCGTGGTCGTCTAATGCGTCGAACGATACTTAG ATACGTGTGCGTCTGTTTGACTATGGTCCTAACGAATGTTGCGCCGCGCGTAAAGAAGAGATTTCCCACCATGGAGCATTTCGTGGAGAGCGGCTTGTTGCTGGAGAATGAGTTAGCGATATTTCACAGCCTAAACGCGAAATTCCCGAAGCCGAGTAAGCATTGGTTGCCGATAGTTTGGGCTTCGAGCATCGTAACCCGCGCCCGGAAGGAAGGTCGAATACGTGACGACTTCGCGGTGAAAACTCTCATCGACGAACTCAACAAGTTCCGCGGGATGTGCGGCAGTATATCGCACTACGACACGATCAGCATCCCGTTAGTGTACACTCAG GTCGTAACATTAGCCGTGTATACGTATTTCTTGACCACCGTAATGGGTCGTCAGTGGATTCAAAAGTCGAACTCGACCATCGATCTGTACTTTCCAGTATTCGCGACATTGCAATTCTTCTTCTATATGGGTTGGCTGAAAGTAGCCGAAACGTTAATCAATCCGTTCggcgaagacgacgacgatttCGAAGTAAACTGGATAATCGATCGCAATTTGCAA GTAAGCTACCTAATCGTCGACGAGATGCATCACGAACATCCTGAACTTATACGCGATCAATATTGGGACGAAATATTCCCTACGGAACTCCCGTACACTAACGCGTCGCAACTCTACCGCGAGCAACCCCCCGAACCCTCAACAGCCAACATACAATTGTCCGCCGCGCAACAAGAACTGCAACCGTCATCGGTCAAAATCGACGACATGATGCCGGATGCCGATCATAAATTCCGCTCCGACATCTTCGACGACGCCGCATCGGGAATACATTTCACCGCGAGTGGAAAGCTGTCCCG AAGCGATACAGACAGCACCGAGAGACTAATAAG gAGTGCCAGCAGAGTGAGTAATCGAGATCGCAATCTCAGTGGCGGTTCTACTCCCAGCAATTTGGGGGAGTCGCTCTCGAGGGTGAGCAGCGTTGCCAATGTACTTAAACGACTGTTTAGCAAGGATGATAGGCCTGACGGAGGTGCCACGAGTGCCGCGAAAGCCGCGGGAAAGATGCCGAGCGTGGGTTCAACAGCTTCGTTGCAGACGCGACCACCTATACCCG GTGGTTCCATGAGAATAGGCGTCATCGAGGAAGTGGACGAGCAGCTGACACTGACATCGTTAAGACAATCGAACGAAACCCGGCCTCACGTACAAAGTATATTTGCGCAAGGCCCACCACCGCCGAGTGATCCCGTCGACGTTCCTGGTGTCGCACAATCTTACAAGCGTGACTTCTCCAAGAGTGCACCTGCACGCGGAGGAGCTTTAACTGTAGCTGGCAGTACGGAATCCGCTCGCGAAAGGCGGAACATTTTAAG GAAACAGGACTCCATGCAATCGATGAGATCGAACGTCACTTATGACTTACCACCGCCGAGTTACACCGGAAGCGGGATAAACGACGATTTGCCCAGTACCACGAGCTCCTCGTGCTCCAGCGACAATAACGATAGCGAATTTACGAAATTGAAAGTCGAGAGGAAGGAGCAGAGACGTAACCGTAGACTCGCTCGAAGCGCTAATATTCTGAACGAAAGTGAATCCCCCCCAAAAAGTCCTCCCGAGTCGGAAACTCTCCTGTTGACGGAATTAGCGGACGCGTCGCGACTAAGTATGGAAACTAGACGCGAGAAAGGCGATCAAACTTAG
- the LOC139817834 gene encoding uncharacterized protein, whose amino-acid sequence MASMQHYDTRIDIEKETVNLSVEEEGQDALVDYDSDSSIITVIERERNSEETVRKDREAKDKKEETERRGAIPKKNLPKVRENIDVTKAWEENRPVLPIGTKILYEKQEKLVAKMDNSMQMLDKVMTKATEMMENIVEVSRLNLEKEKVKLRRLELEAETKNEREKLEKPEVRVQRAAAEENMKQVKCYRCNRMGHMAKDCPLIESGAWFCYYCQEIRGHKGDNCPSAEAQANRARGKRYLNKTVNKNIKKKGRFVQKGTKRVDNKGKITKIQSAEKPISTKTANEGESEEDKEET is encoded by the exons ATGGCATCGATGCAACATTATGATACACGCATAGAT atagaaaaagagacaGTGAATCTTTCGGTGGAGGAAGAAGGCCAAGATGCGCTGGTCGACTACGACAGCGATAGCAGCATTATCACGgtaatagaaagagaaagaaatagcgaGGAGACAGTAAGAAAAGATAGAG aagcaaaagataaaaaggagGAGACGGAAAGAAGAGGTGCAATCCCGAAAAAGAACTTGCCTAAAGTCAGAGAGAATATAGATGTGACCAAAGCATGGGAAGAGAACCGTCCAGTACTGCCAATTGGaaccaaaatattatatgaaaagcaAGAAAAATTGGTCGCAAAAATGGATAATTCGATGCAGATGCTGGACAAAGTAATGACGAAGGCCACCGAGATGATGGAGAATATAGTGGAAGTCTCCCGTTTAAacttagagaaagaaaaagttaaacttAGACGTTTAGAG TTAGAAGCAGAGACtaaaaacgagagagaaaaattagagaaaccCGAAGTCAGGGTACAGAGGGCTGCTGCAGAAGAGAACATGAAACAAGTGAAGTGCTACAGATGCAACCGAATGGGTCATATGGCGAAGGACTGTCCACTAATAGAATCTGGTGCCTGGTTTTGTTACTACTGCCAGGAGATACGAGGTCACAAGGGTGATAATTGTCCGAGTGCCGAAGCCCAGGCGAACAGAGCTAgaggaaaaagatatttaaataaaaccgttaataaaaacataaagaaaaagggtAGATTTGTGCAAAAAGGCACAAAAAGAGTAGATAACAAAGGGAAAATAACCAAGATACAATCAGCTGAGAAACCTATATCAACAAAAACAGCAAATGAAGGAGAATCAGAAGAAG ATAAAGAGGAAACTTAG
- the LOC139817917 gene encoding bestrophin-4 isoform X3, whose amino-acid sequence MTVSYTAEVATCRGLGCFLKLLIRWRASIYKLVWIDLTLFLFIYYCLSGIYRFLLNEDQKKVFESVVAYCNEYSDLIPVSFVLGFYVTIVMNRWWNQYMGIPWPDSIAVFVSATIHGNDERGRLMRRTILRYVCVCLTMVLTNVAPRVKKRFPTMEHFVESGLLLENELAIFHSLNAKFPKPSKHWLPIVWASSIVTRARKEGRIRDDFAVKTLIDELNKFRGMCGSISHYDTISIPLVYTQVVTLAVYTYFLTTVMGRQWIQKSNSTIDLYFPVFATLQFFFYMGWLKVAETLINPFGEDDDDFEVNWIIDRNLQVSYLIVDEMHHEHPELIRDQYWDEIFPTELPYTNASQLYREQPPEPSTANIQLSAAQQELQPSSVKIDDMMPDADHKFRSDIFDDAASGIHFTASGKLSRSASRVSNRDRNLSGGSTPSNLGESLSRVSSVANVLKRLFSKDDRPDGGATSAAKAAGKMPSVGSTASLQTRPPIPVAGGSMRIGVIEEVDEQLTLTSLRQSNETRPHVQSIFAQGPPPPSDPVDVPGVAQSYKRDFSKSAPARGGALTVAGSTESARERRNILRKQDSMQSMRSNVTYDLPPPSYTGSGINDDLPSTTSSSCSSDNNDSEFTKLKVERKEQRRNRRLARSANILNESESPPKSPPESETLLLTELADASRLSMETRREKGDQT is encoded by the exons ATGACTGTCAGCTATACTGCCGAGGTAGCCACTTGCAGGGGCCTCGGTTGCTTCCTCAAATTGCTAATCAG ATGGCGGGCGAGCATTTACAAACTCGTCTGGATCGATCTGACGCTCTTCCTCTTCATCTACTACTGCCTGTCCGGCATCTACCGATTTCTGTTGAACGAAGACCAGAAGAAGGTATTCGAGTCCGTGGTGGCGTACTGCAACGAGTACAGCGACCTGATACCGGTGTCATTCGTCCTGGGTTTCTATGTCACTATCGTCATGAATAGGTGGTGGAATCAATACATGGGAATACCGTGGCCCGATTCCATCGCGGTCTTCGTATCGGCCACTATACACGGCAACGACGAGCGTGGTCGTCTAATGCGTCGAACGATACTTAG ATACGTGTGCGTCTGTTTGACTATGGTCCTAACGAATGTTGCGCCGCGCGTAAAGAAGAGATTTCCCACCATGGAGCATTTCGTGGAGAGCGGCTTGTTGCTGGAGAATGAGTTAGCGATATTTCACAGCCTAAACGCGAAATTCCCGAAGCCGAGTAAGCATTGGTTGCCGATAGTTTGGGCTTCGAGCATCGTAACCCGCGCCCGGAAGGAAGGTCGAATACGTGACGACTTCGCGGTGAAAACTCTCATCGACGAACTCAACAAGTTCCGCGGGATGTGCGGCAGTATATCGCACTACGACACGATCAGCATCCCGTTAGTGTACACTCAG GTCGTAACATTAGCCGTGTATACGTATTTCTTGACCACCGTAATGGGTCGTCAGTGGATTCAAAAGTCGAACTCGACCATCGATCTGTACTTTCCAGTATTCGCGACATTGCAATTCTTCTTCTATATGGGTTGGCTGAAAGTAGCCGAAACGTTAATCAATCCGTTCggcgaagacgacgacgatttCGAAGTAAACTGGATAATCGATCGCAATTTGCAA GTAAGCTACCTAATCGTCGACGAGATGCATCACGAACATCCTGAACTTATACGCGATCAATATTGGGACGAAATATTCCCTACGGAACTCCCGTACACTAACGCGTCGCAACTCTACCGCGAGCAACCCCCCGAACCCTCAACAGCCAACATACAATTGTCCGCCGCGCAACAAGAACTGCAACCGTCATCGGTCAAAATCGACGACATGATGCCGGATGCCGATCATAAATTCCGCTCCGACATCTTCGACGACGCCGCATCGGGAATACATTTCACCGCGAGTGGAAAGCTGTCCCG gAGTGCCAGCAGAGTGAGTAATCGAGATCGCAATCTCAGTGGCGGTTCTACTCCCAGCAATTTGGGGGAGTCGCTCTCGAGGGTGAGCAGCGTTGCCAATGTACTTAAACGACTGTTTAGCAAGGATGATAGGCCTGACGGAGGTGCCACGAGTGCCGCGAAAGCCGCGGGAAAGATGCCGAGCGTGGGTTCAACAGCTTCGTTGCAGACGCGACCACCTATACCCG TTGCAGGTGGTTCCATGAGAATAGGCGTCATCGAGGAAGTGGACGAGCAGCTGACACTGACATCGTTAAGACAATCGAACGAAACCCGGCCTCACGTACAAAGTATATTTGCGCAAGGCCCACCACCGCCGAGTGATCCCGTCGACGTTCCTGGTGTCGCACAATCTTACAAGCGTGACTTCTCCAAGAGTGCACCTGCACGCGGAGGAGCTTTAACTGTAGCTGGCAGTACGGAATCCGCTCGCGAAAGGCGGAACATTTTAAG GAAACAGGACTCCATGCAATCGATGAGATCGAACGTCACTTATGACTTACCACCGCCGAGTTACACCGGAAGCGGGATAAACGACGATTTGCCCAGTACCACGAGCTCCTCGTGCTCCAGCGACAATAACGATAGCGAATTTACGAAATTGAAAGTCGAGAGGAAGGAGCAGAGACGTAACCGTAGACTCGCTCGAAGCGCTAATATTCTGAACGAAAGTGAATCCCCCCCAAAAAGTCCTCCCGAGTCGGAAACTCTCCTGTTGACGGAATTAGCGGACGCGTCGCGACTAAGTATGGAAACTAGACGCGAGAAAGGCGATCAAACTTAG
- the LOC139817917 gene encoding bestrophin-2 isoform X1, with the protein MTVSYTAEVATCRGLGCFLKLLIRWRASIYKLVWIDLTLFLFIYYCLSGIYRFLLNEDQKKVFESVVAYCNEYSDLIPVSFVLGFYVTIVMNRWWNQYMGIPWPDSIAVFVSATIHGNDERGRLMRRTILRYVCVCLTMVLTNVAPRVKKRFPTMEHFVESGLLLENELAIFHSLNAKFPKPSKHWLPIVWASSIVTRARKEGRIRDDFAVKTLIDELNKFRGMCGSISHYDTISIPLVYTQVVTLAVYTYFLTTVMGRQWIQKSNSTIDLYFPVFATLQFFFYMGWLKVAETLINPFGEDDDDFEVNWIIDRNLQVSYLIVDEMHHEHPELIRDQYWDEIFPTELPYTNASQLYREQPPEPSTANIQLSAAQQELQPSSVKIDDMMPDADHKFRSDIFDDAASGIHFTASGKLSRSDTDSTERLIRSASRVSNRDRNLSGGSTPSNLGESLSRVSSVANVLKRLFSKDDRPDGGATSAAKAAGKMPSVGSTASLQTRPPIPVAGGSMRIGVIEEVDEQLTLTSLRQSNETRPHVQSIFAQGPPPPSDPVDVPGVAQSYKRDFSKSAPARGGALTVAGSTESARERRNILRKQDSMQSMRSNVTYDLPPPSYTGSGINDDLPSTTSSSCSSDNNDSEFTKLKVERKEQRRNRRLARSANILNESESPPKSPPESETLLLTELADASRLSMETRREKGDQT; encoded by the exons ATGACTGTCAGCTATACTGCCGAGGTAGCCACTTGCAGGGGCCTCGGTTGCTTCCTCAAATTGCTAATCAG ATGGCGGGCGAGCATTTACAAACTCGTCTGGATCGATCTGACGCTCTTCCTCTTCATCTACTACTGCCTGTCCGGCATCTACCGATTTCTGTTGAACGAAGACCAGAAGAAGGTATTCGAGTCCGTGGTGGCGTACTGCAACGAGTACAGCGACCTGATACCGGTGTCATTCGTCCTGGGTTTCTATGTCACTATCGTCATGAATAGGTGGTGGAATCAATACATGGGAATACCGTGGCCCGATTCCATCGCGGTCTTCGTATCGGCCACTATACACGGCAACGACGAGCGTGGTCGTCTAATGCGTCGAACGATACTTAG ATACGTGTGCGTCTGTTTGACTATGGTCCTAACGAATGTTGCGCCGCGCGTAAAGAAGAGATTTCCCACCATGGAGCATTTCGTGGAGAGCGGCTTGTTGCTGGAGAATGAGTTAGCGATATTTCACAGCCTAAACGCGAAATTCCCGAAGCCGAGTAAGCATTGGTTGCCGATAGTTTGGGCTTCGAGCATCGTAACCCGCGCCCGGAAGGAAGGTCGAATACGTGACGACTTCGCGGTGAAAACTCTCATCGACGAACTCAACAAGTTCCGCGGGATGTGCGGCAGTATATCGCACTACGACACGATCAGCATCCCGTTAGTGTACACTCAG GTCGTAACATTAGCCGTGTATACGTATTTCTTGACCACCGTAATGGGTCGTCAGTGGATTCAAAAGTCGAACTCGACCATCGATCTGTACTTTCCAGTATTCGCGACATTGCAATTCTTCTTCTATATGGGTTGGCTGAAAGTAGCCGAAACGTTAATCAATCCGTTCggcgaagacgacgacgatttCGAAGTAAACTGGATAATCGATCGCAATTTGCAA GTAAGCTACCTAATCGTCGACGAGATGCATCACGAACATCCTGAACTTATACGCGATCAATATTGGGACGAAATATTCCCTACGGAACTCCCGTACACTAACGCGTCGCAACTCTACCGCGAGCAACCCCCCGAACCCTCAACAGCCAACATACAATTGTCCGCCGCGCAACAAGAACTGCAACCGTCATCGGTCAAAATCGACGACATGATGCCGGATGCCGATCATAAATTCCGCTCCGACATCTTCGACGACGCCGCATCGGGAATACATTTCACCGCGAGTGGAAAGCTGTCCCG AAGCGATACAGACAGCACCGAGAGACTAATAAG gAGTGCCAGCAGAGTGAGTAATCGAGATCGCAATCTCAGTGGCGGTTCTACTCCCAGCAATTTGGGGGAGTCGCTCTCGAGGGTGAGCAGCGTTGCCAATGTACTTAAACGACTGTTTAGCAAGGATGATAGGCCTGACGGAGGTGCCACGAGTGCCGCGAAAGCCGCGGGAAAGATGCCGAGCGTGGGTTCAACAGCTTCGTTGCAGACGCGACCACCTATACCCG TTGCAGGTGGTTCCATGAGAATAGGCGTCATCGAGGAAGTGGACGAGCAGCTGACACTGACATCGTTAAGACAATCGAACGAAACCCGGCCTCACGTACAAAGTATATTTGCGCAAGGCCCACCACCGCCGAGTGATCCCGTCGACGTTCCTGGTGTCGCACAATCTTACAAGCGTGACTTCTCCAAGAGTGCACCTGCACGCGGAGGAGCTTTAACTGTAGCTGGCAGTACGGAATCCGCTCGCGAAAGGCGGAACATTTTAAG GAAACAGGACTCCATGCAATCGATGAGATCGAACGTCACTTATGACTTACCACCGCCGAGTTACACCGGAAGCGGGATAAACGACGATTTGCCCAGTACCACGAGCTCCTCGTGCTCCAGCGACAATAACGATAGCGAATTTACGAAATTGAAAGTCGAGAGGAAGGAGCAGAGACGTAACCGTAGACTCGCTCGAAGCGCTAATATTCTGAACGAAAGTGAATCCCCCCCAAAAAGTCCTCCCGAGTCGGAAACTCTCCTGTTGACGGAATTAGCGGACGCGTCGCGACTAAGTATGGAAACTAGACGCGAGAAAGGCGATCAAACTTAG